In the Mycolicibacter sp. MU0102 genome, one interval contains:
- a CDS encoding acetyl-CoA acetyltransferase yields MPVDPRTPVLIGYGQVNHRDDTDAIEPVDLMVAAARHAAHDRVLRAVDSIRVVNLLSARYRDPGALLGQRIGAQRPATRYSPVGGNVPQSLVNQACLDIRDGRAGVVLVAGGETWRTRTRLRRAGGKLAWTQQDDSVPIAQCEGEDVPMVGPAEERIGLDRPAYVYPLFEQALRIAAGEKVEDHRRRIGELWSRFNAVAVDNPHAWIRNPVAAEEIWQPGPKNRMISWPYTKLMNSNNMVDQAAALVLTSVQTATELRIPTENWIFPQAGTDAHDTYAIANRAELHRSPAIRIAGARALELAGAGVGDIDHVDLYSCFPSAVQVAAAELGLAVDDPGRPLTVTGGLTFAGGPWNNYVMHSIATLAELLVANPGRRGLITANGGYLTKHSFGVYGTQPPPEGFRWEDVQPEVDAQATRPSVVQWQGIGEVESWTTPFDRDGRPLQAFLAVRTPDGSRTLAVLRDPDAAESTVREDIAGASVDVHEDGTATLR; encoded by the coding sequence ATGCCTGTCGACCCCCGGACACCGGTACTGATCGGCTACGGCCAGGTCAACCACCGCGACGACACCGACGCGATAGAACCCGTCGATCTCATGGTTGCCGCGGCACGCCATGCCGCCCACGACCGGGTGCTGCGTGCGGTCGACTCGATTCGGGTGGTGAACCTGCTCTCAGCGCGTTACCGCGATCCGGGCGCGTTGCTCGGACAGCGGATCGGGGCGCAGCGCCCCGCCACCCGGTACAGCCCGGTGGGCGGCAACGTGCCGCAGTCCCTGGTGAATCAGGCCTGCCTGGACATCCGCGACGGCCGAGCCGGCGTCGTGCTGGTGGCCGGCGGCGAGACGTGGCGCACCCGGACCAGGCTGCGGCGTGCCGGCGGCAAACTGGCCTGGACGCAGCAGGACGACTCGGTCCCGATAGCCCAATGCGAGGGCGAAGACGTGCCGATGGTCGGCCCGGCCGAAGAGCGCATCGGATTGGACCGGCCCGCCTACGTCTACCCACTGTTCGAACAGGCGTTGCGGATCGCCGCGGGGGAGAAGGTCGAAGACCACCGCCGGCGCATCGGTGAACTGTGGTCTCGGTTCAATGCGGTCGCAGTCGACAACCCGCACGCGTGGATCCGGAACCCGGTGGCCGCGGAGGAGATCTGGCAGCCGGGTCCGAAGAACCGGATGATCAGCTGGCCCTACACCAAGTTGATGAACTCCAACAACATGGTCGATCAGGCGGCCGCGCTGGTGCTCACCTCGGTTCAGACCGCCACCGAGTTGCGGATCCCCACCGAGAACTGGATTTTCCCGCAGGCCGGTACCGACGCCCACGACACCTATGCCATTGCCAACCGCGCCGAACTGCACCGATCGCCGGCGATCCGGATCGCGGGGGCCCGGGCATTGGAGCTGGCCGGGGCCGGTGTCGGCGACATCGATCACGTCGACCTGTACTCGTGCTTCCCGTCTGCGGTGCAGGTGGCGGCGGCCGAACTCGGGCTTGCCGTCGATGACCCCGGCCGGCCGCTGACGGTGACCGGCGGGCTCACCTTCGCCGGTGGCCCATGGAACAACTACGTCATGCATTCGATCGCCACCCTGGCCGAACTGCTGGTGGCCAATCCCGGGCGGCGCGGCCTGATCACCGCCAACGGCGGCTACCTGACCAAGCACAGTTTCGGGGTGTACGGAACGCAGCCGCCACCGGAGGGATTCCGTTGGGAGGACGTGCAACCCGAGGTGGACGCGCAGGCCACTCGGCCGTCGGTGGTGCAGTGGCAGGGGATCGGTGAGGTGGAGTCGTGGACCACACCGTTCGATCGCGACGGACGCCCGCTGCAGGCGTTCTTGGCGGTCCGCACGCCCGACGGTTCGCGGACCCTGGCGGTGCTGCGAGACCCCGATGCCGCCGAGTCGACGGTGCGCGAGGATATCGCCGGTGCTTCGGTCGACGTGCATGAAGACGGCACCGCGACGCTGCGCTAG
- a CDS encoding NAD(P)/FAD-dependent oxidoreductase: MSTSATFVIVGAGLAGAKAAEALRDKNFDGTIVLVGEEQQLPYERPPLSKEFLAGKKTLDDFTVKPQSWYRDHKIDLRLGNRVTSVDPSAHSVTLSDGTSLGYDRLLLATGSRSRRLPIPGADAPRVHYLRTFEDASALDSALASGDSLAVVGAGWIGMEVAAAARQRGVDVTVVESAALPLLAGLGAENAAVFADLHREHGVDLRTGATVAEITTAGGAAAGLRLGDGSQIRADAVLVAVGAQPNIELAQQAGLSTSDGGVVVDAGLRSSDPDIYAVGDIAAAQHPLFGTRIRTEHWANALKQPAVAVSGMLGEAAEYTELPYFFTDQYDLGMEYVGYAPHYARVVFRGDPTGREYTSFWLDDDNRVLAGMNVNIWEGLDDIKALINAQAPVNPDRLTT, translated from the coding sequence GTGTCGACATCGGCCACGTTCGTGATCGTCGGCGCCGGTCTGGCCGGGGCCAAGGCCGCCGAAGCACTCCGCGACAAGAACTTCGACGGAACGATCGTGCTTGTCGGGGAGGAACAACAGCTGCCTTACGAGCGGCCACCATTGTCCAAGGAATTCCTCGCGGGCAAGAAGACCCTCGACGACTTCACCGTGAAACCCCAATCCTGGTACCGCGACCACAAGATCGACCTACGGCTGGGTAACCGCGTCACCAGTGTGGATCCGTCCGCTCACAGCGTCACGCTGTCCGACGGCACCAGCCTTGGCTACGACAGACTGCTGTTGGCGACGGGTTCACGGTCGCGGCGGCTACCGATCCCGGGAGCCGACGCCCCGCGCGTGCACTATCTGCGGACTTTCGAGGATGCCTCGGCGCTGGATTCGGCGCTGGCGAGCGGTGATTCGCTGGCGGTGGTGGGTGCGGGCTGGATCGGTATGGAGGTGGCCGCAGCCGCACGCCAGCGCGGCGTCGACGTCACCGTGGTCGAAAGTGCCGCGCTGCCGCTGCTGGCCGGTCTCGGCGCGGAGAACGCCGCGGTCTTCGCCGACCTGCACCGCGAGCATGGCGTCGACCTGCGTACCGGGGCGACGGTCGCCGAGATCACCACCGCCGGCGGTGCCGCCGCCGGCCTGCGACTGGGCGACGGCTCGCAGATCCGCGCGGACGCAGTGCTCGTCGCGGTCGGCGCCCAGCCCAACATCGAATTGGCCCAGCAGGCCGGCCTTTCCACCAGTGACGGCGGCGTGGTCGTGGACGCCGGGCTGCGCAGCAGCGACCCCGACATCTATGCCGTCGGCGACATCGCGGCCGCGCAGCATCCGTTGTTCGGCACCCGGATCCGGACCGAGCACTGGGCCAACGCCCTCAAACAACCGGCGGTCGCTGTGTCCGGCATGCTCGGCGAAGCCGCCGAATACACCGAGCTGCCCTATTTTTTCACCGACCAATACGACCTCGGCATGGAGTATGTCGGCTACGCGCCGCACTACGCCCGCGTGGTGTTTCGCGGCGATCCCACCGGCCGCGAATACACCAGCTTCTGGCTCGATGACGACAACCGGGTGCTCGCCGGGATGAACGTCAACATCTGGGAGGGCCTCGACGACATCAAGGCGTTGATCAACGCCCAGGCACCCGTCAACCCGGACCGGCTGACCACCTAG
- a CDS encoding CoA transferase has protein sequence MHYPDCVLLKSVRVLDLACGDADAVTRLLADLGADVLKVEPPGGSPARAAAPLLGGVSIAFALHNANKRSITLDAAEERDRRRFEELAGTADIVVDSGLPGRAADFGTSCAGLADRFAHLVTMSVTDFGTSGPRAQWQATDAVLYALSGALSRSGPTTGTPVLPPDGIASATAAVQAAWAVLVGYFNRLRCGTGDYIDFSRFDAVATVLDPIFGAHGQVAAAQRASSRWRGRPRNQDAYPIYACRDGYVRLCVMSPRQWRALWSWLGEPAEYADPKFGVIGERFAVWPQISALIRALFASQDMADLVTAGQSRGVPIAAVGDPAQVLAEEHFAVAQAVTRTELAPGLPAVIPTGYYVVDDRRAGFRTPAPAVGEGDAGWLAEPLAEPTVRGAVGARPFEDLRIVDLGVIVAGGEASRLFGDLGAEIIKVESAAYPDGLRQARPGAAMSESFAWTHRNNSGLGLDLRSPAGKEIFTGLVGAADAVFANFKPGTLAALGFSYDDLRAINPRIVLAESSAFGESGPWSDRMGYGPLVRATTGVTALWTSPDPARDTERHPFYDATTVFPDHVVARVAAIGALAALIGRRSTAAGSHVHVSQAETAVNQLDTSYVARAAGSAVQPDTEVDLVCPCAGDDEWCVISIRTDADMHAVAAAFGDEGLADEPRLRTGAGRTAHRAELAAALGRHTAVHTPTGVAELLQGSGVAAAPMNRPPDVADDPQLAHRAVFAPMTHPLIEHPLPAETGPAPFRNIPVAPQRPAPLPGQDTREICRSLLGLDDGETDRLIADGVLFTGGSARLDGGEAKLRPPHEPGGLV, from the coding sequence ATTCATTACCCTGACTGCGTGCTGCTGAAATCGGTTCGTGTGCTCGATCTGGCCTGCGGCGACGCCGACGCGGTCACCCGGTTGCTGGCCGACCTGGGAGCCGACGTGCTCAAGGTGGAGCCCCCCGGTGGCAGTCCGGCGCGGGCCGCGGCACCGCTGCTGGGCGGTGTGAGCATCGCGTTCGCGCTGCACAACGCGAACAAGCGCTCCATCACGTTGGATGCCGCCGAGGAGCGCGATCGCCGCCGCTTCGAGGAGTTGGCCGGGACCGCCGACATCGTGGTGGACAGCGGCTTGCCGGGGCGCGCCGCGGACTTCGGGACCTCCTGCGCTGGTCTGGCCGACCGATTCGCTCACCTGGTGACCATGTCGGTCACCGATTTCGGGACCAGCGGTCCGCGCGCACAGTGGCAGGCCACCGACGCGGTGCTCTACGCACTCTCCGGCGCCCTGTCCCGGTCGGGCCCCACCACCGGGACCCCGGTACTGCCGCCGGACGGGATCGCCTCGGCGACCGCGGCGGTGCAGGCCGCCTGGGCGGTGCTGGTCGGCTATTTCAACCGGTTGCGCTGCGGAACCGGGGATTACATCGACTTTTCCCGGTTCGACGCGGTGGCCACTGTGCTCGATCCGATATTCGGCGCGCACGGCCAGGTCGCCGCGGCCCAGCGTGCGTCGAGCCGGTGGCGCGGGCGGCCCCGCAACCAGGACGCCTATCCGATCTACGCGTGCCGCGACGGCTACGTCCGGCTTTGCGTCATGTCCCCGCGGCAGTGGCGCGCACTGTGGAGCTGGCTGGGGGAGCCGGCCGAATACGCCGACCCCAAGTTCGGCGTGATCGGCGAACGGTTCGCTGTCTGGCCGCAGATCAGTGCCCTGATCCGTGCACTGTTCGCCAGCCAGGACATGGCGGATCTGGTCACTGCCGGGCAATCTCGTGGTGTCCCCATCGCCGCGGTCGGCGATCCTGCGCAGGTGCTGGCCGAGGAACACTTCGCGGTCGCGCAGGCGGTCACCCGGACCGAGCTGGCTCCGGGGCTGCCCGCGGTGATCCCGACCGGCTACTACGTGGTCGACGACCGGCGAGCGGGTTTTCGGACCCCCGCCCCTGCCGTTGGCGAGGGGGACGCCGGCTGGCTGGCCGAACCGTTGGCGGAGCCGACGGTGCGCGGTGCGGTCGGCGCCCGGCCGTTCGAGGATCTGCGGATCGTCGACCTGGGTGTGATCGTTGCCGGCGGGGAAGCCAGCCGGCTCTTCGGTGACCTGGGTGCCGAGATCATCAAGGTGGAGAGCGCGGCCTACCCCGACGGGCTGCGGCAGGCGCGCCCCGGGGCGGCGATGAGCGAGTCGTTCGCCTGGACGCACCGCAACAATTCCGGGCTCGGCCTGGATCTGCGCAGCCCGGCAGGCAAGGAGATCTTCACTGGCCTGGTCGGCGCCGCGGACGCGGTGTTCGCCAACTTCAAGCCAGGAACCCTTGCCGCCCTGGGCTTTTCCTACGATGACTTGCGCGCGATCAACCCGCGGATCGTCCTCGCCGAGAGCAGCGCCTTCGGTGAGTCCGGGCCGTGGAGTGACCGGATGGGCTATGGCCCACTGGTGCGTGCCACCACCGGGGTCACCGCACTATGGACGTCTCCCGACCCTGCCAGGGACACCGAGCGCCATCCGTTCTACGACGCGACCACCGTGTTCCCCGATCATGTCGTTGCGCGGGTCGCCGCCATCGGAGCGCTGGCCGCGCTGATCGGGCGCCGGAGCACCGCCGCTGGCAGCCACGTTCACGTGTCGCAGGCCGAGACCGCCGTCAACCAGCTCGACACCAGCTATGTGGCCCGCGCCGCCGGCTCGGCCGTCCAGCCGGACACCGAGGTGGATCTGGTCTGTCCGTGCGCCGGCGATGACGAATGGTGTGTGATCTCGATCCGGACCGACGCCGATATGCATGCTGTCGCTGCGGCTTTCGGCGATGAAGGATTGGCCGACGAGCCACGTTTGCGCACCGGCGCCGGTCGCACCGCTCACCGTGCGGAGCTGGCCGCGGCGTTGGGTCGCCACACCGCGGTCCATACCCCGACTGGGGTAGCCGAACTGCTGCAGGGAAGCGGCGTGGCCGCCGCGCCGATGAACCGGCCACCCGATGTCGCCGACGACCCCCAGCTGGCCCACCGTGCGGTGTTCGCGCCCATGACGCACCCGCTGATCGAGCACCCGCTGCCGGCCGAAACCGGCCCCGCTCCCTTCCGCAATATCCCGGTGGCGCCGCAGCGGCCCGCACCGCTGCCCGGTCAGGACACGCGGGAGATTTGCCGGTCGCTGCTCGGACTCGACGACGGCGAGACCGACCGGTTGATCGCCGACGGCGTGCTGTTCACCGGCGGTTCAGCGAGGCTCGACGGAGGAGAGGCGAAGCTGCGACCGCCGCATGAGCCCGGCGGATTAGTCTGA